From a region of the Vibrio ostreae genome:
- a CDS encoding alpha/beta hydrolase, with the protein MSWLVLPTNLTDTDKVLYSATQTRGVAGNLLPRCLASVWPNERAPIHHYMMKKLLSTLIAMLSFTTAQAQPVNYASSHTHHSSVLNEERQYSVYLPKEYDSQTGQHFPVLYLLDGEQHLLEVAGITDSLRGGLMPALPAMIIVAIHNTDRMRDYTPSHTQTLPNGQPAGKAYATTGGGDKFLTYLIRELRQEIEQQFRTTRPALLVGHSLGGLLALDAFTQDNDAFQGIISIDASLWFDFPRHSEQLTQRLKQKPHFPSSLFIAIANNPYTPGFGRSEFHRDQLLKFADQILQASEQKQRQTAPERDITSRYYAEEDHHSVYHLAVYHGLQWLFRGYRLDLNPTTFSLERVSANYQSLNQRFGSSLKPERNRLQALEHKARLWPQMDISVQQTQALLQHYYR; encoded by the coding sequence ATGTCATGGCTGGTTTTACCTACAAATTTAACTGATACCGATAAAGTCCTTTATTCAGCGACCCAGACACGCGGCGTGGCGGGGAATCTTCTGCCACGCTGTTTAGCATCAGTCTGGCCAAATGAGCGAGCGCCGATACACCATTATATGATGAAAAAACTACTGAGTACTCTGATCGCAATGTTGAGCTTCACGACAGCCCAGGCACAACCTGTAAATTATGCTTCGAGCCACACCCACCATTCATCCGTTCTGAATGAAGAACGCCAATACAGCGTTTATCTGCCCAAAGAATATGATTCACAGACCGGGCAGCACTTTCCGGTGCTTTATCTGCTGGATGGAGAGCAACACCTGCTAGAAGTTGCCGGTATCACCGATTCTTTGCGGGGAGGGCTCATGCCCGCGCTGCCCGCGATGATCATCGTCGCCATCCATAACACCGACCGAATGCGGGATTACACTCCCAGCCACACTCAAACGCTGCCTAATGGCCAGCCCGCAGGAAAAGCCTATGCTACCACTGGTGGTGGCGACAAATTTTTAACCTACCTCATCCGTGAGTTACGCCAGGAGATTGAACAGCAGTTTCGTACCACACGCCCAGCGTTGTTAGTCGGCCATTCTCTGGGTGGCTTGCTGGCCCTGGATGCGTTTACGCAAGATAATGATGCTTTTCAAGGAATTATCTCGATTGATGCCAGTCTGTGGTTTGATTTTCCCCGTCATAGCGAGCAACTGACGCAGCGGCTCAAACAGAAGCCGCACTTTCCGTCCTCGCTCTTTATCGCGATTGCTAATAATCCTTACACCCCGGGATTTGGCCGTTCCGAATTCCATCGTGACCAACTGCTGAAATTTGCCGATCAAATCCTGCAAGCCTCTGAGCAGAAACAACGCCAGACAGCACCTGAAAGAGATATCACCAGCCGCTATTATGCCGAAGAAGACCATCACTCCGTTTATCATCTGGCGGTTTATCATGGCCTGCAGTGGCTGTTTCGTGGTTATCGCCTTGATTTGAATCCGACGACATTTTCTCTCGAACGCGTCAGTGCAAACTACCAGTCTTTAAATCAGCGCTTTGGCAGCTCACTGAAGCCGGAGCGCAACCGATTGCAAGCTCTCGAACACAAAGCTCGCCTCTGGCCTCAGATGGACATTTCGGTACAGCAGACACAAGCGCTCCTGCAGCACTATTACCGGTAA
- a CDS encoding NUDIX hydrolase: MSKTIHSWKTIALTEEEVQLPNGHTITHTTIEHPGAAVILPVTAQNKIVLVHQFRPSLKKWLLELPAGTMERGECSLTCAHRELEEETGYSANEMIALGSVTPLAGFCDEIQYLYVAKQLSKTNRLGCDEDEVIEVVELSVQQLEQKIINGDITDSKTIACLSKARLCGYI, translated from the coding sequence ATGAGCAAAACCATACACAGCTGGAAAACTATTGCACTGACTGAAGAAGAGGTGCAGCTACCTAACGGACACACGATTACTCATACCACCATCGAACATCCCGGCGCAGCGGTTATTTTGCCCGTCACAGCCCAAAACAAGATCGTCCTGGTGCATCAATTTCGTCCGTCACTGAAAAAATGGTTGCTTGAGCTACCTGCCGGAACCATGGAGCGCGGTGAATGCTCACTGACCTGCGCGCACCGGGAACTGGAGGAAGAGACTGGCTACAGCGCAAACGAAATGATTGCACTTGGGTCCGTGACACCACTGGCTGGTTTTTGTGATGAAATCCAGTATTTGTACGTGGCGAAACAGCTAAGCAAAACCAATCGGCTGGGCTGTGATGAGGATGAAGTCATCGAAGTCGTCGAACTGTCGGTGCAGCAACTGGAACAGAAGATTATCAATGGTGACATCACCGACAGCAAAACCATCGCCTGTCTGAGCAAAGCCCGGCTGTGCGGCTATATTTGA
- a CDS encoding HlyD family efflux transporter periplasmic adaptor subunit, whose translation MAKKLPQQTILHELDEQRYGRLHPAVRPGLWFSTFCVVVFVVWACWAEVDEVVRGDGRIVPVSRLQKIQSLEGGIIDRILVNEGTMVTAGQVLVRLDHTRFYAAFMEGQSQIRSLRASIARLESEVKGLNQIFFPAEVDINSPEVSTERSLFRARRDKKNQAVASLREEIALSQQQLTLIEPMVARKSVSEIEALRLRKDIASLRGRLVEVENAYIQDAYTELTAKKADLDALQQTQIQSKDQLKRTELISPVKGRVNNILVTSKGGVVQPGESIMEVLPIEDQLLVEARVKPKDVAFLAPGMKAQVKITAYDYTIYGDLVGTLEQISADTIEEDTAKGKEYYYQVLVRTDKNFLEHNGKSLPIRPGMIAQVDILGSRRSIMSYLLKPLLKSKLY comes from the coding sequence ATGGCGAAAAAATTACCTCAGCAGACCATATTGCATGAGCTTGATGAACAACGTTATGGCCGGTTACATCCGGCAGTACGACCGGGATTATGGTTCAGCACATTTTGCGTTGTAGTGTTTGTAGTTTGGGCATGCTGGGCAGAAGTCGATGAAGTTGTACGCGGAGACGGCCGCATCGTTCCGGTCAGCCGCCTGCAGAAGATTCAGAGTCTGGAAGGGGGCATTATTGATCGAATACTGGTCAATGAGGGCACAATGGTAACGGCTGGTCAGGTGTTAGTACGTCTTGATCACACCCGTTTTTACGCCGCATTTATGGAAGGACAAAGTCAGATTCGCTCGTTGCGGGCATCAATCGCGCGGCTTGAATCCGAAGTGAAGGGCTTAAATCAAATCTTCTTCCCTGCTGAAGTGGACATTAATAGCCCGGAAGTGAGTACCGAGCGCTCATTGTTCCGGGCCAGACGTGACAAAAAAAACCAAGCGGTGGCCTCTTTAAGGGAAGAGATTGCATTATCACAGCAGCAACTGACATTGATTGAACCTATGGTCGCTCGTAAGTCTGTTAGTGAAATCGAAGCACTGCGCCTGCGTAAGGATATTGCCAGTCTGAGAGGGCGCTTGGTCGAAGTTGAGAATGCTTATATTCAGGATGCGTATACCGAGCTTACCGCAAAAAAAGCGGATTTGGATGCTTTGCAGCAGACCCAGATACAGAGTAAGGATCAACTCAAACGAACTGAATTGATTTCGCCGGTCAAAGGGCGGGTCAATAATATCCTGGTGACCAGCAAAGGTGGGGTGGTTCAGCCTGGTGAATCAATTATGGAAGTGCTGCCGATCGAAGATCAATTACTGGTTGAAGCACGGGTGAAGCCTAAAGATGTCGCATTTCTGGCGCCGGGAATGAAGGCCCAAGTAAAAATTACTGCTTATGATTATACCATCTATGGTGACCTGGTTGGCACGCTGGAGCAGATTAGCGCGGACACTATCGAAGAAGATACCGCGAAAGGCAAAGAATACTATTATCAGGTTCTGGTACGCACGGACAAAAACTTTCTAGAGCACAACGGAAAGTCTCTGCCCATCCGGCCGGGTATGATAGCCCAAGTGGATATACTGGGCAGCCGGCGCTCCATTATGAGTTATTTATTGAAGCCGCTGCTGAAATCAAAGCTTTATTAA
- a CDS encoding type I secretion system permease/ATPase: MSHVTKLHQSQAQGSGKHYQFQSRQRDPLREGLSLLCFQLGRVINSAELGDGLPLQAGKLPLEYVPRALHRAGIQGRVFDAELESLTGHLLPVLLLLTDDTTLLLVGWKNDQARLLLPESDGGEQLMPLHELQALYSGTAIVAKPVYHQDGRAGDFAQDTREHWLFGPLKSGWRAYLEVGVASLVANMLAVSTALFAIQVYDRVVPNDAFETLFVLASGVVIAVILECILRLVRAAVLDSTGKKLDLHLSSLLFERVMQIRLSAKPGSTGAFTSQVREFESVREFFTSSTAATISDLPFVLMFVVLIAYIGGVVAWVPVVAITLMLLPGLLLQGKLSQLSRANLREGAVKHGLLLETIDNLETVKATRAEGRNLQLWELLSAELMDDGQKIRRLSALLQYGAGMVQQLCYAAVVIVGVFQISAGNLTVGGLIACSILASRAIAPVNQVAGILVRWQHVKVALEGLDALMQVPVERPEGRQFARKPHLKGHYRLENLQFRYGDDLPLVLDIASLEIAAGSRVMLLGGNGSGKSSLLRLLAGMTDVTAGRLLLDDVALGQIEPTDRRQAIGYLPQDIALFYGSLRDNLLLDGARHADEELFEVLDAAGLGSAVRAHPLGLDMPIVGNHSVSGGQRQAIGLARIFLQDPAIVLMDEPSAAFDQASEARVIQHLQNWLQGRTLIMSTHKRSMLALGNRGVVLQNGKVTMDGPLDQLVSKTGTVGEAR, translated from the coding sequence ATGAGCCATGTGACCAAATTGCATCAAAGCCAGGCACAAGGTTCGGGAAAACATTATCAGTTTCAATCCCGGCAGCGTGATCCTCTGCGAGAAGGGTTATCATTACTCTGTTTTCAGTTAGGCCGTGTAATCAATAGTGCGGAACTCGGTGATGGTTTACCCCTGCAAGCGGGAAAACTGCCGCTGGAGTATGTTCCCAGAGCGTTACATCGTGCCGGCATTCAGGGACGGGTATTTGATGCTGAACTGGAGAGCCTGACCGGACACTTGTTGCCGGTGCTGCTATTGCTGACTGATGATACCACACTATTATTGGTTGGCTGGAAAAATGACCAGGCCCGATTATTGCTGCCCGAGTCTGATGGCGGTGAACAGTTGATGCCCCTGCATGAATTACAGGCACTGTATTCCGGTACCGCTATCGTTGCGAAACCTGTTTATCACCAGGATGGCCGTGCGGGTGACTTTGCACAGGATACTCGTGAACATTGGTTATTTGGCCCGCTGAAAAGCGGTTGGCGCGCTTATCTCGAAGTGGGTGTCGCATCTCTGGTGGCTAATATGCTGGCGGTTTCGACCGCGCTGTTTGCGATTCAGGTTTACGACCGAGTCGTCCCCAATGATGCCTTTGAAACTTTGTTTGTATTGGCAAGTGGTGTGGTGATTGCGGTCATCCTCGAGTGCATTCTCCGATTGGTGCGTGCTGCGGTACTTGATTCCACCGGGAAAAAGCTGGATCTGCATCTTTCATCTCTGTTGTTTGAACGAGTGATGCAGATTCGTCTTTCAGCCAAACCTGGTTCGACAGGGGCGTTTACCAGCCAAGTACGAGAGTTTGAGAGCGTGCGCGAGTTCTTTACCTCTTCAACTGCTGCGACTATCAGCGATCTGCCTTTTGTGCTTATGTTTGTGGTATTGATTGCTTATATTGGCGGCGTTGTCGCTTGGGTGCCTGTGGTTGCGATTACCCTGATGTTGCTGCCGGGCCTCTTACTGCAAGGGAAACTCAGCCAGTTGTCACGTGCCAATTTACGTGAGGGTGCTGTCAAACACGGATTATTGCTGGAAACCATAGATAATCTGGAAACGGTGAAAGCTACGCGTGCTGAAGGACGCAATCTGCAGTTATGGGAGTTGCTGTCGGCGGAGTTGATGGATGACGGGCAGAAAATTCGTCGCCTGTCTGCATTGTTGCAGTATGGAGCAGGTATGGTACAGCAACTTTGTTATGCGGCAGTTGTCATTGTTGGTGTGTTTCAAATAAGTGCAGGTAATCTGACCGTCGGGGGCTTGATTGCCTGTTCTATTCTGGCATCCAGAGCAATCGCTCCGGTCAATCAGGTCGCCGGCATTTTAGTACGCTGGCAGCATGTCAAAGTGGCGCTGGAAGGGTTGGATGCTTTGATGCAAGTACCGGTGGAACGCCCTGAAGGACGGCAGTTTGCGAGAAAACCTCATCTTAAAGGGCATTATCGGCTGGAAAATCTGCAATTTCGTTACGGAGACGATTTGCCTTTAGTGCTGGATATTGCCAGTTTGGAAATCGCCGCAGGCAGCCGGGTAATGCTGCTGGGGGGAAATGGCTCAGGGAAATCAAGTTTGTTGCGTTTGCTGGCTGGTATGACCGATGTCACCGCTGGGCGCCTGCTGTTAGATGATGTGGCGTTGGGTCAGATAGAGCCGACTGATCGTCGGCAAGCGATTGGTTACCTTCCGCAGGATATAGCGCTGTTTTATGGCTCTTTGCGAGATAACCTCTTACTGGATGGTGCCCGTCATGCCGACGAAGAGCTATTTGAAGTGTTGGATGCTGCCGGGTTGGGCAGTGCGGTTCGAGCTCATCCGCTTGGACTGGATATGCCAATCGTTGGTAATCACAGTGTTTCCGGCGGGCAGCGCCAGGCGATTGGTCTGGCAAGAATTTTTCTGCAGGATCCGGCGATTGTACTGATGGACGAGCCGTCCGCGGCGTTTGATCAGGCCAGTGAAGCCAGAGTGATTCAACATCTGCAGAATTGGCTACAAGGCCGCACGCTGATCATGTCTACTCATAAGCGTTCAATGCTCGCGCTGGGTAACCGGGGTGTGGTACTGCAGAACGGAAAAGTAACCATGGATGGTCCGCTGGACCAGTTAGTCAGTAAAACCGGTACGGTAGGGGAAGCGCGTTAA
- the viaA gene encoding ATPase RavA stimulator ViaA yields MLGVDGLNLALMIADSGIIDSAVNDLMGRSQLMMMAESRGVKSTVKNHLLKWRGSVKKRITRVCETERFQEELSLYQAVIHWDEGMFFERINDVVKQLEWHSAFYLPARRLLEKNKGIHNPMFPHYFCDQWYQSLTDAIKQAQVMELEANKEKLLADLYQRMETLRNMDKVTESGDAGSVGRLWDMASAKLSRGDLSVMKRHAEFLKKNQGLQDIAEKLGRMASDVDDPDLNRAPTEELQLVEEKSDEATDDIVGIHESDDLNKLLPNETLFLAYPELEVVFYKHLIDKRLMNYRMQGKSRTLRKVKAHRPDNQQADIEKGPFIVCVDASGSMNGFPEQCAKAMAYALMQIALAEDRDCYVMLFSTEHITYELTRQDGLREASDFLSYAFHGGTDLEPVMLKSIELMSSGRYKNADMVVISDFIAPKQDEEVLAQVKRLKAGKNRFHALSLSKYGNPELMSMFDHCWHYHPNLVGRLMKKW; encoded by the coding sequence ATGCTTGGTGTGGACGGATTGAATCTGGCCCTAATGATTGCGGACTCCGGTATTATCGATAGTGCCGTCAACGATTTAATGGGTCGTTCACAATTAATGATGATGGCCGAAAGCCGCGGGGTCAAATCCACGGTCAAAAACCATCTGCTTAAATGGCGTGGCAGCGTTAAGAAGCGCATTACGCGGGTGTGTGAAACTGAGCGCTTCCAGGAGGAGCTTTCTCTTTACCAGGCAGTGATTCACTGGGATGAGGGGATGTTTTTTGAGCGCATCAATGATGTGGTCAAACAGCTGGAGTGGCATTCTGCATTCTATTTGCCGGCCCGTCGTCTGTTGGAAAAGAACAAGGGTATCCACAACCCGATGTTCCCGCACTATTTTTGCGATCAATGGTATCAGTCGTTAACGGACGCGATTAAGCAAGCTCAGGTGATGGAGCTGGAAGCGAACAAGGAAAAACTGCTGGCTGACCTTTATCAGCGCATGGAAACTCTGCGCAACATGGATAAGGTGACGGAGTCGGGTGATGCCGGCAGTGTTGGCCGTTTATGGGATATGGCGTCGGCGAAACTGAGTCGTGGTGATCTGTCTGTGATGAAGCGGCACGCGGAATTTCTCAAGAAGAACCAAGGGCTGCAAGACATTGCCGAGAAGCTGGGCCGAATGGCCAGTGATGTGGATGATCCGGATCTCAATCGGGCGCCGACAGAAGAGTTGCAATTGGTGGAAGAGAAATCCGATGAAGCCACCGATGATATTGTCGGCATTCACGAAAGTGATGATCTCAATAAGTTGCTGCCCAACGAAACGCTGTTTCTGGCTTATCCGGAACTGGAAGTGGTGTTTTATAAGCACTTAATCGACAAGCGGTTGATGAACTATCGCATGCAGGGCAAGTCCCGGACGTTACGCAAAGTCAAAGCGCATCGTCCGGATAATCAGCAGGCTGACATTGAGAAAGGGCCGTTTATTGTGTGTGTGGATGCATCAGGTTCTATGAACGGTTTCCCGGAGCAATGCGCGAAGGCGATGGCCTATGCTCTGATGCAGATTGCCCTGGCAGAAGACCGCGATTGTTATGTGATGCTGTTTTCGACCGAGCATATTACCTATGAACTGACGCGCCAGGATGGCCTGCGTGAGGCGAGCGACTTCCTTAGTTACGCCTTTCATGGTGGCACCGACCTTGAGCCTGTGATGCTCAAATCGATTGAGCTGATGAGCAGTGGTCGTTATAAAAATGCCGATATGGTGGTGATTTCCGATTTCATCGCCCCTAAACAGGATGAAGAGGTTCTGGCCCAGGTTAAACGACTGAAAGCCGGAAAAAACCGTTTTCATGCTCTTAGTTTGTCCAAATATGGTAACCCGGAGTTGATGAGCATGTTTGATCACTGTTGGCACTATCATCCCAATCTGGTCGGACGATTGATGAAAAAATGGTGA
- a CDS encoding ATPase RavA domain-containing protein, whose protein sequence is MINPSSASHAQQALLSERINKLAKALSDGVYEREGTIKLCLLAALSGESVFLLGPPGIAKSLIAKRLIQAFDNSSYFEYLMTRFSTPEEVFGPLSIQELKDNGRYVRLTDGYLPTSQVVFLDEIWKAGPAILNTLLTVVNEKTFKNGNEIEKVPMRLLVSASNELPDEDSGLEALYDRMLVRVFVNRIQNKQNFKSMLTVGTPQEASIPPGLAITDAEYHQWQAQLDKLALGDDVFEKLYQLKTLLEQAVERSNLAEMDMYVSDRRWKKAVKLLKASAFFNGRSAINPLDLLLLQDCLWNSPESRDVVRDVIREFALRHAFDQSQVEQQITLCREDLSSIQDELEADFGMHLSTETSTGLIKKQIHHYDIRGAKTYRIGAAYDLVKMVLLQSNMSVSESEKGDSRWVYLPKNELERVIKDGHGDVYGYVNQNTNLCRLRFDVDAGDQLVIKDIANRSVLVSLVTEHGLDNERYQEWLRKAEQAMAQLSDAEHHLRKVRSTFHGALPHNFIDPELPTAMEATLQQLQQQLEIIQTECEKSVLRYRNLDQFFS, encoded by the coding sequence ATGATCAATCCTTCTTCTGCCTCGCACGCGCAACAGGCGTTGCTCTCCGAACGCATCAATAAACTGGCCAAAGCGCTGTCTGACGGTGTGTACGAACGTGAAGGTACCATCAAGCTATGTCTGCTTGCTGCACTGTCCGGCGAAAGCGTTTTTTTACTTGGTCCTCCGGGGATTGCCAAAAGTCTGATAGCAAAGCGCCTCATTCAGGCCTTTGATAATAGCAGTTATTTTGAATACCTGATGACACGTTTCTCGACTCCGGAAGAAGTCTTCGGGCCACTGAGTATTCAGGAATTGAAAGATAACGGGCGTTACGTACGCCTGACGGACGGTTATCTGCCGACCTCGCAGGTGGTTTTTCTGGATGAGATCTGGAAAGCGGGTCCGGCCATTTTGAATACCTTGCTGACGGTCGTTAACGAGAAAACCTTCAAAAATGGTAATGAGATCGAGAAAGTGCCGATGCGTCTGCTGGTCTCTGCATCCAACGAATTGCCCGATGAAGACAGCGGCCTTGAAGCCTTGTATGACCGTATGTTGGTGCGAGTGTTTGTTAACCGTATTCAAAATAAACAGAATTTTAAATCCATGCTGACGGTCGGTACGCCGCAAGAAGCGAGTATCCCGCCAGGCTTGGCGATTACCGATGCAGAGTATCATCAGTGGCAGGCTCAGCTTGACAAGCTTGCTCTGGGTGACGACGTATTTGAAAAGCTGTATCAGCTTAAGACACTGCTCGAACAGGCGGTGGAACGCAGCAATCTGGCTGAGATGGATATGTATGTGTCCGATCGACGCTGGAAAAAAGCGGTCAAGCTACTCAAAGCCAGCGCCTTTTTTAACGGTCGCAGTGCCATCAATCCGCTTGACTTGCTGCTGTTGCAGGACTGTTTGTGGAACAGTCCTGAGTCCCGTGATGTGGTACGTGATGTGATTCGTGAATTTGCCTTGCGTCATGCCTTTGACCAGTCCCAGGTCGAGCAACAGATTACCTTATGCCGTGAAGATTTATCTTCTATCCAGGATGAACTGGAAGCGGATTTTGGTATGCACTTGTCGACAGAGACCTCGACCGGCCTGATCAAAAAGCAGATCCATCACTATGATATCCGCGGCGCTAAAACCTATCGCATCGGTGCGGCTTATGACTTGGTCAAAATGGTGCTGCTGCAGAGCAATATGTCGGTATCCGAGTCGGAGAAAGGCGACAGTCGCTGGGTTTATCTGCCAAAAAACGAACTGGAGCGAGTGATCAAAGATGGCCACGGCGATGTGTACGGCTATGTGAACCAGAATACCAATTTGTGTCGTCTGCGCTTTGATGTCGATGCAGGCGATCAACTGGTCATTAAAGATATCGCCAACCGCTCGGTATTGGTTTCTCTGGTGACAGAGCATGGGCTGGACAATGAACGTTATCAGGAGTGGCTGCGTAAGGCAGAGCAGGCGATGGCACAGCTTTCTGACGCCGAACATCACCTGCGCAAAGTGCGTTCAACGTTCCATGGCGCGTTGCCTCACAACTTTATTGACCCCGAGCTGCCTACCGCAATGGAAGCGACCCTGCAGCAATTGCAACAACAACTGGAAATCATACAAACGGAGTGTGAAAAGAGCGTATTACGTTATCGTAATCTCGACCAGTTTTTCTCGTAG
- a CDS encoding TolC family protein has translation MTKRKKCVGLVTGLMIVISGSAMALSDSTQYAAASQPGAYYADTGVTLPQLVERGLRLNPDVQAETARAQQLLTEVDIAKNGYLPSVSMAAGLENSLDGELGYDIVLSQMLFDWGRVASEVDAAQSEQLEQAQALLVTRNEAALEVIEVCLDVQADRQHLAVIDTYHSQLVSILELVEDRVQGGYSDNAELGRMRQALGYMEEQFALISGRLRDSEQQFRLLLKLSPQNLPDLQASTDFFASLRSPQVLARAIARSPRFLQAEQEMALAQANIEQAKARLKPRLVLEATTQRREIGSRMTDDSGLALRLRLDTMQGLAGFQRAEAEQQALEAARWRMDAVRREMERNVISWRENRLALTQRVRALDEQVAQTAQIRSAYREQFIAGLRNINELISVEREGYELESQKVSATSEFLRLPYRAATDMGLLTPFITGTLERSLTP, from the coding sequence TTGACGAAACGAAAAAAATGCGTGGGGTTGGTCACCGGACTGATGATAGTGATATCCGGTTCTGCGATGGCTCTGAGTGACAGCACACAGTATGCGGCTGCTTCTCAACCGGGGGCTTATTACGCAGATACCGGGGTGACCTTGCCTCAGTTGGTTGAGCGTGGGTTAAGACTAAATCCAGATGTTCAGGCGGAAACAGCCCGTGCGCAGCAACTGCTGACGGAAGTGGATATTGCGAAAAACGGTTATTTACCGTCAGTGTCGATGGCGGCAGGACTGGAGAACAGTCTCGACGGAGAGCTTGGCTACGATATTGTGTTGTCACAGATGTTATTCGATTGGGGGCGGGTTGCCAGTGAAGTCGATGCAGCGCAGTCAGAACAACTCGAGCAGGCCCAGGCACTGCTGGTGACACGCAATGAGGCCGCGCTCGAAGTGATCGAAGTTTGTTTGGATGTTCAGGCAGACCGACAACACTTGGCCGTTATTGATACTTATCACAGTCAATTGGTATCGATTCTCGAGTTGGTCGAAGATCGGGTTCAGGGTGGCTACAGTGACAACGCCGAACTCGGGCGTATGCGTCAAGCTCTGGGATATATGGAAGAGCAGTTTGCGCTGATCAGTGGCCGCTTACGTGACAGTGAACAGCAGTTTCGTTTATTGCTTAAACTCTCTCCGCAAAATTTGCCGGATCTGCAAGCCAGTACGGATTTTTTCGCCAGTCTACGATCGCCGCAAGTCCTTGCCAGAGCTATAGCTCGTTCACCTCGATTTTTACAGGCTGAACAGGAGATGGCGTTGGCCCAGGCCAATATCGAGCAAGCGAAAGCGCGCCTGAAGCCACGTCTGGTATTAGAAGCTACGACTCAACGGCGCGAGATTGGCAGCAGAATGACAGACGACTCCGGCCTGGCGTTGAGGCTACGTCTCGATACCATGCAGGGTCTGGCCGGGTTTCAGCGTGCAGAAGCGGAGCAGCAAGCTTTGGAAGCCGCGCGTTGGCGTATGGATGCGGTGCGTCGGGAGATGGAACGCAATGTCATATCATGGCGTGAAAATCGCTTGGCGTTAACCCAAAGAGTTCGTGCCCTTGATGAGCAGGTTGCGCAGACTGCACAAATCCGCAGTGCCTACCGGGAGCAATTTATTGCGGGTTTGCGCAACATTAACGAATTGATCAGTGTTGAAAGGGAAGGCTATGAACTGGAAAGTCAAAAAGTCAGTGCAACTAGCGAATTTTTACGTCTGCCTTATCGCGCTGCCACTGATATGGGGCTATTGACCCCTTTCATCACCGGTACTCTTGAGCGGAGTCTGACACCATGA